Proteins from a single region of Limosilactobacillus fermentum:
- a CDS encoding DASS family sodium-coupled anion symporter, translated as MKNLEKVNYRGFIWPVIVGVILWLLTPMKPAAVPVAGWHMFALFVGTIIACITRPLPIGGVSILAFALTVLTGTLPMDKAILGFGNSSIWMIAMAFFIARGFIKTGLGRRIALNFVRLFGKKTLGLAYSLIGVDLIMAPATPSNTARAGGVLYPIIKSLAQSFGSDPKDGTERKIGSFLVFAEYHGDMITAAMFMTAMAANPLVQTLAKSSGVNISWGGWFLAALVPGIISLIVVPWLIYKMYPPEIKETPNAKQWAEKELDQMGKMTLPEKLMAVIFIIALVLWMTGSLTKIDASLAAFLTLGLLLVVGVLSWTDVLHETGAWNTLTWFSVLVMMAGSLTTLGFIPWLSSSIGSMLHGMSWFLVLAILIVFFFYSHYLFASSTAHVTAMYSALLAVAISAHVPPMLAALLLGFFGNLNASTTHYASGPAPVLFGSGYVPQNKWWSLNLVLGVFYLVVWIGIGSLWMKVIGMW; from the coding sequence ATGAAGAATTTAGAAAAAGTCAATTACCGGGGCTTTATCTGGCCGGTAATCGTGGGGGTCATTTTGTGGCTGCTCACGCCAATGAAGCCAGCGGCCGTTCCCGTGGCCGGCTGGCACATGTTCGCCCTCTTTGTCGGGACGATCATTGCCTGCATCACCCGGCCCCTACCAATCGGGGGTGTCTCAATTCTCGCCTTTGCCCTGACCGTTTTGACCGGCACCTTGCCGATGGATAAGGCGATCTTAGGCTTTGGGAACAGCTCAATTTGGATGATTGCCATGGCCTTCTTCATCGCCCGGGGCTTTATCAAGACCGGGTTGGGACGGCGAATCGCCCTTAACTTCGTCCGCCTCTTCGGTAAGAAAACGCTGGGGCTGGCCTATTCCTTAATTGGGGTCGACTTGATCATGGCCCCGGCCACCCCGTCCAACACCGCCCGGGCCGGTGGGGTCTTGTACCCAATCATTAAGTCCTTGGCCCAATCCTTTGGCTCCGACCCCAAGGACGGGACGGAACGCAAGATCGGCTCCTTCTTGGTCTTTGCCGAATATCACGGGGACATGATCACCGCCGCCATGTTTATGACGGCGATGGCCGCTAACCCCCTGGTCCAAACCCTAGCCAAGTCAAGCGGAGTGAACATCAGCTGGGGAGGCTGGTTCTTAGCCGCCCTGGTTCCGGGAATTATTTCCTTGATCGTCGTTCCCTGGTTGATCTACAAGATGTACCCGCCGGAGATTAAGGAAACGCCCAACGCTAAGCAGTGGGCGGAAAAGGAACTGGATCAAATGGGGAAGATGACCCTACCAGAAAAGCTAATGGCCGTTATCTTCATCATTGCTCTGGTCCTCTGGATGACCGGGAGCCTGACCAAGATCGACGCCAGCCTAGCTGCCTTCTTAACCTTAGGCCTGCTCTTGGTCGTTGGGGTCCTGAGCTGGACCGACGTTTTGCACGAAACCGGGGCTTGGAACACCCTGACCTGGTTCTCCGTCTTGGTTATGATGGCTGGTTCCTTGACCACCCTGGGCTTTATTCCGTGGCTTTCTTCAAGCATCGGTAGTATGTTGCACGGGATGAGTTGGTTCTTGGTCTTGGCGATCTTGATTGTCTTCTTCTTCTACAGTCACTACCTCTTCGCTAGTTCAACGGCCCACGTAACGGCGATGTATTCGGCCCTGTTAGCCGTAGCCATCTCCGCTCACGTACCGCCAATGCTGGCGGCCTTATTGCTCGGGTTCTTTGGGAACTTAAACGCCTCAACCACCCACTACGCTTCTGGCCCGGCTCCGGTTTTGTTTGGGTCTGGTTACGTCCCGCAAAACAAGTGGTGGTCCTTGAACCTGGTTCTGGGGGTCTTCTACCTGGTCGTTTGGATCGGGATTGGGAGCCTCTGGATGAAGGTGATTGGGATGTGGTGA
- a CDS encoding flavocytochrome c: MGEKFQPRPASELKDRYDTVIIGSGGAGLTAAIQAHELGLSAVVLEKEEGLGGNTNRASSGMNAAETNVQLKHGVIDNVGSFYRETYQDGGRLNDKDLLGYFVHHSALAIDWLADHDIKLEDVTITGGMSVMRTHRPASLAPIGGFLVNELLRVVGQQGIPVFNQTKVTKLLKDDQGTVNGVEVQTTAGTKTIAANSVILATGGFGASKEYMKRYRPDLVDYKTTNQPGATGDGLKLGEDVGAQLVQMDLIQVHPTVQQDNPHVYLIGEVVRGEGAILVNAKGQRFVNELNTRKIVSNAITALPEHSAYLIFDQGIRDRAKAVDFYDKVGLVVSGNTIEELAQKLSMAPATLKKTVATWNQAVKDHDDQEFSRTTGMDRDIAKPGFFAIHIAPAIHYTMGGLHINTHTEVLDGNGNVIPGLFAAGEVAGGLHGNNRVGGNSIAEIVIFGRQAGQQVALYQSQK, translated from the coding sequence ATGGGAGAAAAATTTCAACCACGCCCGGCCAGTGAGTTAAAGGACCGCTACGACACGGTGATCATTGGTTCCGGGGGGGCCGGCTTGACGGCCGCCATCCAAGCCCATGAACTAGGGCTTTCAGCCGTCGTCCTTGAAAAAGAAGAAGGCTTAGGTGGGAACACTAACCGGGCCTCATCCGGGATGAACGCCGCCGAAACCAACGTCCAATTAAAGCACGGGGTGATCGATAACGTCGGCTCCTTTTACCGGGAAACCTACCAAGACGGCGGTCGTTTAAACGATAAGGACCTCTTGGGTTACTTCGTTCACCACTCCGCCCTGGCGATTGACTGGCTGGCCGATCACGACATCAAGTTAGAAGACGTCACGATCACCGGGGGGATGTCGGTGATGCGGACCCACCGCCCGGCTAGCTTAGCCCCGATCGGTGGATTCTTGGTCAACGAGTTGTTGCGGGTGGTTGGCCAACAAGGAATCCCGGTCTTCAACCAGACCAAGGTCACTAAGTTGTTAAAAGACGATCAGGGGACCGTTAACGGGGTCGAAGTCCAAACCACGGCCGGCACCAAGACGATCGCGGCCAACAGCGTTATCCTAGCGACCGGTGGTTTCGGCGCTTCTAAGGAATACATGAAGCGCTACCGCCCAGACCTGGTTGATTACAAGACGACTAACCAACCGGGGGCCACCGGCGACGGCCTGAAACTCGGCGAAGACGTCGGGGCGCAGCTAGTTCAAATGGACTTGATTCAAGTCCACCCGACCGTTCAACAAGATAACCCGCACGTTTATTTGATTGGTGAAGTCGTCCGGGGCGAAGGGGCAATCCTGGTTAACGCCAAGGGGCAACGCTTCGTCAACGAGTTAAACACCCGTAAGATCGTCTCCAACGCCATCACCGCTTTGCCGGAGCACTCCGCTTACCTGATCTTTGACCAGGGGATCCGTGACCGGGCCAAGGCCGTCGACTTCTACGACAAGGTGGGGCTAGTGGTTTCCGGCAACACCATCGAAGAGCTCGCCCAAAAACTCTCCATGGCGCCAGCTACCCTGAAAAAGACGGTGGCGACCTGGAACCAAGCGGTCAAGGACCACGATGACCAGGAATTTAGCCGGACGACCGGGATGGACCGCGACATCGCCAAGCCAGGCTTCTTCGCCATCCACATTGCCCCAGCGATCCACTACACGATGGGTGGTTTACACATCAACACCCATACAGAGGTCTTGGATGGCAACGGGAACGTGATTCCGGGACTGTTTGCCGCCGGTGAAGTTGCCGGGGGCCTACACGGGAATAACCGGGTCGGGGGTAACTCGATCGCCGAAATCGTGATCTTTGGGCGCCAAGCCGGTCAACAAGTCGCCTTGTACCAAAGTCAGAAATAG